The Pimelobacter simplex genomic sequence AACCCGTTCCTCGCGCCCAACGGGCGCAGCAGCATGCACAACGACGCCTACAGCACCGACGCGTACGCCGTCTCGGGGCCGACCGGGCGCGGGCTGACGATGCGCACGGCGTCGTACGGGATCCGGGAGTGCGCGACCATCGCGTTCGATTCCCGGGACCGGATCGTCGGCCTGTGCGGTGGACTCGAGGGCTTCACGCTCATGGTGATCGACCCGGTCACCCTGCGCGCGATCTCCCAGCTCCAGCTCTCCCAGCGGGACCTGACCTCGGGTGCGAACCCGCTCACCGACATCTGCGGGGGCACGTACTTCTTCCTCGATGGCGACGACCGCGCCTTCGCGACCACGACCGACTCCGCGATCGCGGAGGTCAGCGTGACCGCCGCGGGCGGGCTCGTGAAGGGCCGGCGGTGGCCGCTGGCGTCGTACCTGCCCGAGGGGGACTGCCTCGTCGCGACCGGCGTCGACTGGTCCGGGCGCCTGTGGTGGTTCAGCCAGCAGGGCACGGTCGGCACGCTCGACCGGGCCAGCGGCGCGGTGCGCACGCTGCGGCTGCCCGCCGGCGAAGGCATCTTCAACTCGGTGTCGACCGACGAGACCGGCGGCGTCTACTTCGTCTCGACCCACCAGACCTACCGGCTCGACGCGGCCGCGGACGGCACGCCCGAGGTGACCTGGGCGATCCCCTATGACCGCGGCACCCGCAAGAAGCCGGGCATGCTCTCCCAGGGCTCGGGCACCTCGCCCACCCTCATCGGCGAGAAGTGGATCGCGATCGCCGACAACGCCGAGCCGCGCAGCCACGTGATCGTCTACGACCGGCGTACCGGCGTACCGGCCGGCCAGCGCGAGCACTGCTCGATCCCGGTGCTCGCCGACGGCGCCAGCACCACCGAGAACAGCCTCGTCGCGGCGGGCGAGTCGGTGATCATCGAGAACAACTACGGCTACGCCGGCGTGCAGTCCACGCTGCTCGGCAAGTCCACGACGCCCGGCGTCTCGCGGGTGATGATCAAGGACGACGGCTGCCGCGTCGCCTGGACCAACCCCACCGTCGCGCCGACGTCGGTGCCGAAGGCCTCGCTCGGCAACGGGCTGGTCTACGTGTACTCCAAGCCGCCGGGCAACATCCTCGACGCCTGGTACGTCACTGCCATCGACATCCGCACGGGCGAGACCCGCTGGAGCCGGCTGACCGGCACCGGGATCCAGTGGAACAACCACTACGCGTCGATCTACCTCGGCCCCGACGGGGCGCTGTACGTCGCGACGATCGTGGGGCTGATCCGGATCAAGGACTCCTGAGCCGGCGGCTCAGAGCGCGGCCGGCAACGTGGTGACGCCCTCCTCGGCGAGGAAGTGGCCGGCGCCGGGCACCACCCGGACCGGTACGCCGAGCAGGTGGGCGAGCCGGTCGGTGTGCCCGGCGGGGACGTAGGCGTCCGCGTCGGAGCGGAGCACCGTGACCTCGCCGGTCCGGGACGCGATCCGGTCGAGGCCCGCGACCGCACCGGCGACATAGGGGTCCAGGCCGGGCAGCGCGGGGAGCGGGTCCACGAACCCGGCGACGAGCACGAGGCGGCCGAGCCGCCAGTCACCGGGCAGCGCGGCGAGGTGGCGCAGCACGGTGAGGCAGCCGAGGCTGTGCCCGACGACGAGGTCGCCGGCTCCGGGTGTCCCGACCGCCGCGGCCGTGGCGGCGAGCCACCGGTCCGGGTCGGGTGAGTCCGGCTCCGGCAGGGCGGGGACGACACTCGCCCAGCCGGCCTCGGCGAGCCGTGCCGCGAGCCAGCCGAACCAGTGATCGGCCGGCGTGGCGCCGTACCCGTGGATGATCGTGGCGCGCGGCGGGGTTGCACTCGTCGTCATGGCGAGGACCGTAGGGGTTCACGCCGGCGTGAAGGTCAAGCGGAGGAACCGGATGCTGATCGGCGAGCTCGCCCGCCGCACGGGGACGTCCACCCGGGCGCTGCGGCACTACGAGGACACGGGCCTCCTCGTCCCCGACCGCACGACGGGCGGCTACCGCACCTATGCGGCGGCCGATGTCGCGCGGGTCGCGCAGATCCGGACCCTGCTCGCTGCCGGGATCGGCACCGCGACCATCCGTCGCTTCCTCGACTGCGCCCGCGAGGGCCGCCACGGCACCTATCTCGAGCTGTGCCCCGACCTGCGCGCCGAGCTGGACGCCATCGCCGCCCGCCTCGATGCCGAGCAGGCCGCACTGGCGGCTCGACGCGAGCGGTTGGCCGGACTGGTCACGGCGTCGCGATGACCGGTCCTCGCACCCGGCGCGGCGGGGTGTGGATGTCGAAGGGCAGCAGCTCCTGGCCGAGCAACGAGTGCGGCTCCTGGCCCGGCTGGACGAGCCCGAGCCGCTCCAGGAACGGGAACCGCGCCTCGGCCGCGACGAAGTGGCGCGCGGCCATCGGCGGGTGCCAGATGCTGTAGGTCCCGACGCGGCCGGCCCTGCCGCGGCGGTACCAGCCGACCGTCGGGTGGGTCAGCAGCGCCTGCCAGTCGCGCTCGGTGGCGAACCCGTCGAGCCCCGCCGGTACGGCGGCCGCCTCGCTCGCCCGGCAGGTCGCCTCGTCGGTGCGGAGCGCCCACGACGCGCGGCCGTCGTCCCAGGTGGCGGTGAGGTCGATCCGCTCGCGGCGCCAGGGCATCCCCCACAGCCGCCGCGGCAGCACGACGGTCGGGTGGTCGAAGGCGGTGCCGAGGAACCAGGCGCCGCGGACGCCGTCGCGGCGTACGTAGGCGCGGTAGTTGACCTGCCCGCAGGTGATCGCGACCCGCGGCAGCCCGCGGAAGTGGAAGCTCTCGTCGCGGAAGGCGACCGCCGAGACCAGCGCCGCGGGTCCGCCGGCGAGCTCGACCACCTCGGGCACGTAGCCCGCGGGGAGGTGCCGCGCCAGCCGCTCCGGGCTGACCCGGAACGTGGTGATCATGAAGTCGCGCAGGTCCGAGGCGGCGTGGAACCAGCGCACCCGGGGCCGGTCGGTGCCGAGGAAGCCGGCCAGCCCCGGCTGCGCGTCGTCCATGCGGCCGCGGGTCAGAAGAGCAGCGCCGTGGCGGGATCGCTGACCAGGTCGGCCACGTCGGCGAGGAACCGGGAGCCGGTCGCGCCGTCGATGTGGCGGTGGTCGAAGGACAGCGACAGCGTCATCACCTGGCGCGGGACCACCTGGTCCCCCACCACCCACGGCTGCGCCTTGATCGCGCCGAGGCACAGGATCGCGGACTCGCCGGGGTTGATGATCGGCGTCCCGCCGTCGACCCCGAACACGCCCACGTTGGTGATCGTGAAGGAGCCACCGGACAGGTCGGCCGGCTGGGTCCGTCCTTCGCGCGCGGTCGCCGTCAACGCCTCGAGCGCCTGGGCGAGCTCGACGAGCGAGAGCGCGTGGGCGTCCTTGACGTTGGGGACGACGAGCCCGCGCGGGGTCGCCGCGGCGATGCCGAGGTTGACGTAGTGCTTGACCACGACCTCCTGGGCGGCCTCGTCCCAGGTCGAGTTGAGCAGCGGCGTACGGCGCAGCGCGAGCAGGCAGGCCCGGGCGATGACGAGCAGCGGGCTCACCTTGAGCCCGGCGAGCTCGCGGCGCTCCTTGAGCCGGGCGACCAGCTCGACCGTGGCGGTCGCGTCGATCGTGACCCACTCGGTGACGTGGGGCGCGGTGAAGGCCGAGGAGACCATCGCCGCGGCCATGTTCTTGCGGACGCCCTTGATCGGCTCACGGGTCTCGCGGCCCGCCGGGTCGGCGACCACGGGACCGGGGGCGACGCGCGCGGCGGCGGGGGCAGGGGCGCCTCCGGCGGCCACGGCGAGGACGTCCTCCTTGCTGACCGTGCCGCGCGGGCCGGTGGGGACGAGCGCGGTGAGGTCGACGCCGAGGTCGCGGGCCAGACGGCGTACGAGCGGCTTGGCGAGGGCGCGGATCGGACGGGCGGGCGCCGGCGCGGCCTCCGGGACCGGTGCGGGCGCGGCCTCGGCCTCGGCCTCGGCCTCGGGCACGGTCTCGCCCTTGCGGGTGCGCCGCTTGAGCGCACGCTGCTTGGGTCCGTATCCGACCAGCGTGGCGTTGCCCTCGGGCGGCACGTTGGTGTCGATCACCTCGGGGCCGGCGGACGCCGGTGCCGCGGCCGGTGCCGCGGGCGCGGGGGTCGCGGCGGGGGCCGGCGCGGAGCCGGGCTCGCCGATCCGGATGATCGGCGTGCCGACCTCGACGGTGTCGCCCTCGGCGACCAGGAGCGCGAGCACCTCGCCGGCGTAGGGCGAGGGCAGCTCGACGATGGACTTGGCGGTCTCGATCTCGACCACGATGTCGTTGATGGCGATCACGTCGCCGGTCTTGACCCGCCAGGCGACGATGTCGGCCTCGGTCAGGCCTTCGCCGACGTCGGGGAGCTTGAACTCGTTCGACATGGGGCGGCGCTCCTCAGAACCCGAAGGTGCGGTCGACGGCATCGAGCACCCGGTCGAGGTCGGGGAGGAAGGCCTCCTCGATCCGCGCCGGGGGGTAGGGCGTGTCGTAGCCGGTCACTCGCAGCACGGGCGCCTCGAGCGAGTGGAAGCACTCCTCGGTGACCCGGGCGGCGATCTCGGCGCCGAGGCCGAGCGTCTGGTGGGCCTCGTGGACGACGACGAGCCGGCCGGTCCGGCGTACGGACTCGTGGACGGGCAGCAGGTCGAGCGGCGAGAGGGTGCGCAGGTCGATCACCTCGAGCGAGCGCCCCTCCTCGGCGGCGACGGTCGCGGCGTCCAGGCAGGTCGACACGGTCGGGCCGTAGGCGACGAGCGTGGCGTCCGCGCCGGGCCGGACCACGCGCGACTGCCACAGCGGCGCGGGCGGTGCCGCCTCGTCGACGTCGGCCTTGGCCGAGTGGTAGAGCCGCTTGGGCTCGAGGAAGATCACCGGGTCGTCGGCGTGGATGGCCTGCTGGATCATCGCGTAGCCGTCGGCCGGGTTGGAGCAGGCGACGACCTTGAGCCCCGGGGTGTGGATGAACTGCGCCTCGGGCGACTCGCTGTGGTGCTCGACGGCGCCGATGCCGCCGCCGAACGGGATCCGGATGACCATCGGGATCCGGATCCGGCCCTGGCTGCGGAAGTGCAGCTTGGCGACCTGGCAGACGATCTGGTCGTAGGCGGGGTAGACGAAGCCGTCGAACTGGATCTCGACGACCGGGCGGTAGCCGCGCATCGCCAGGCCCACGGCGGTGCCGACGATGCCGGACTCCGCGAGCGGGGTGTCGATGACGCGGTCGTCGCCGAAGTCCTTCTGGAGGCCGTCGGTGATCCGGAAGACGCCGCCGAGCGTGCCGACGTCCTCGCCCATGACGACGACCTTGTCGTCGTCCTCCATCGCGCGGCGCAGACCGGCGTTGAGCGCCTTGGCCAGGGTCATCGTGGTCATGCCGTCACCTCCTCGAACGACGCGGCGTGGGCGTCGTAGGCCGCCTGCTGGGCGGCCAGCTCGGCCGTCTGCTCGGCGTGCACCAGCGCGAACATGTCGCGCAGGTCGGGATCGGGCAGCGCATGGCACTCGCGCCGCATCCGCTCGCCGAGCGCGTCGGCCTCGGCGGCGACCGCGGCCATGAACTCGTCGTCGGCCAGGCCGTTGCGGCGCAGGTAGGCCTCGAGGCGGGCGATCGGGTCCTTGAGCTTCCAGTGCTCGACGTCGTCGCTGAGCCGGTAGCGCGTCGGGTCGTCGGTCGTGGTGTGGGCGCCCATCCGGTAGGTGTAGGCCTCGATCAGGATCGGGCCCTGGCCCTCGCGGGCCCGCTGGAGCGCGGCGCGCATCACGGCATACGTCGCGAGGACGTCGTTGCCGTCGACGCGGATGCCGGGGAAGCCGAAGCCCTGGGAGCGGCGGTAGAGCGGGATCCGGGACTGGCGCTCGAACGGCTCCGAGATCGCCCACTGGTTGTTCTGGCAGAAGAACACCACCGGGGCGTTGTAGGAGGCCGCGAACACGAACGCCTCGTTGACATCGCCCTGGGACGAGGCGCCGTCGCCGAAGTGGGCCACCACCGCGGTGTCGCGCTCGGGGTCGCCGGTGCCGACCAGGCCGTCGCGCTGGACGCCCATGGCGTAGCCGGTGGCGTGGAGCGTCTGCGCGCCGATCACGATCGTGTAGAGCCCGAAGTTGTGCTCGTCGGGGTCCCAGCTGCCCTGGTCGACGCCGCGGAAGAGCGCGAGCAGCTTGACCGGGTCGACCCCGCGGCACCACGCGACGGCGTGCTCGCGGTAGGTCGGGAAGACGTAGTCCTGGGGAGCCAGCGCCCGTCCCGCCCCGATCTGCGCGGCCTCCTGGCCCAGGAGCTGGGCCCACAGGCCAAGCTCACCGTGGCGCTGGAGCGCGGTCGCCTCGATGTCGAGACGGCGTACGAGCGTCATGTCGCGGTAGAACCCGCGCAGCTCGTCGGGGGTGAAGTCGAGGTCGAAGCCCGGATGGTGGACCCGCTCCCCCTCGGGCGTCAGCAGCTGGACGAGCTCGGGGTCGGCCGGTTCGGGGGCCGGCGGTCCGAAGACGGGGTCGGTCATCACCACTCCTTGCGTCCGTCCCGGCGGGGTCGCCGCCGCGGAACGGTTAGGGGTCGTTCCGTGGTCCGGCTCGGTCACAGGGGTGGCGTGACGTGTGATCCGGAACACACGCTCACCGCCACGATACTCGTCCCCATGTCCGACTCGTGAAGGACGGCCCGGGCGTGCGTTGCCCGGGCCGTCGTCCTGCCTACTTCTTCTCTACGTAGCTGTACCCGCTGACCAGCCAGGTGCCCGACGATCCGTCGAGCGCCCAGGTGGACTGGAGGGTCTTCTTGGTGTTGGGCGCGTAGACGTCGCCCTTGACCTCGGAGATGTCGCCGACCGTGGTCGGGTCCTCGAATGTGTACTCGGCGTTGGACATCGTCAGGTTGCCGGCGACCTTCTTGCAGCCGGCCTGGTCGGTGAACTCCGAGGCGAAGTAGTCCGGCGTGGTCAGCCCCTCGACCGCCAGGCAGTCCCCCTCGAGGAGCGAGTCGAGGAAGGCCCGGGCGGTGATCGTCGGGTCGTCGGTCGGAGCGTCGCCGAGGCTGCCCGTCGGCGAGTCGGTCTCGGTCGGCTCCTCCGTCGGCTCGTCGGTGGGCTCGTCGGTGGGCTCGTCCGTCGGCTCGTCGGTCGGGCTCTGCGAGGTCTTCTCGTCGCTGGCCTTCTTGTCGTCGTCATCGCCCTTGAACACGGTGAAGGCGAGGATCGCCGCCACCCCGAGGACGAGGACCACCACACCGGCGACGATGCCGATGATCAGGCCCTTCTTGCCGCCCCCGCCGCTGCCGCCGGCCGGCGGCGCCGGGAAGCCGCCCGGGTAGCCGGGACCACCCGGACCACCGGGACCGCCGGGGTAGCCGCCGGGCTGGCCGGGGTAGCCGCCGGGAGCGGGCGGCTGGCCGTAGGGCTGCTGGGGCGGCTGGGGCTGGCCGTACGGCTGCTGCGGCTGGCCGTAGGGCTGCTGGGGCTGCTGCTGAGGAGGAACAGGCGCACCGCCGGACGTGGGCGCGATCTGCGTCGGGGGGAGCTCGCCGGGCTGTCCGGGCGGCGGGAACTGATCACTCACTCGTGTGAGCCTAGGGAGTGATCTGGTCCCGCGCACCAGGAATCGCCGAAGCGGGCGGGAGCGCCTGCGCCGCCCACGGCGGGCGGCACGGCCGGGTGGCGGTGTCGCCCCGACCGGTCAGTACTGCTCCTGCGGGTGCGGGTAGGGGTAGGGCTCCGCGGCGGCCCGCTCGCGCCGCGGCCACAGCGAGAGCCCGACCAGGACCAGCCCGACGGGAGCGGCGACCAGGAACCCACGCGCATAGGGCGCCAGTGAGCCCACCACCGCATCGAGCATGACGCCCACCAGCTCCCGGCGGCTCGCGTCGACCTGGTCGAGCGCGGCGGTGGTCGCCGGGTCCACGGCGAGCAGGACGACGACGGCGGCCAGCGCCGCGCCCAGCAGGGCGAAGCCGGCGGTCCGCACCCGGCCGCGCCACCCGTGCGCGGCGGCGAGTCCGAGCAGCACCAACGCCGCCCAGGCGATCGGCAGCAGCCGGTTGACCCGGTCGGCGGCCCGGTACGCCGGACCGGCCTCGGCCACCTTGGCCTTGGTCTCGACCGGGACGTCGAGCGGGATCGTGGGCAGCAGCCCGACCGGGATCCCCCGGTCCTCGAGCTGGAGCAGCACCTGCGCCACCAGCGGGCTCGCGTCGACGGTGATCGAGCCCTCGGTCGACGCGTCCGGGTCGTCGAGGATCGCCAGCACCTGCTGGTGGAGGTCGGCATTGGCCTGGCGCCAGAACGTCGGGAAGTCCGGGCTGCGCACCACCTTGAGCGCTGCCGCCCGGGCCCACTCGCGCACGGCGCTCGGCAGGCCGACGGGGATGTGCTTCTGCAGGCCCTTGACCGCCGCGTCGGCCGCGGCGTCGGCGAGCACCTGCTGCACGACGGCGTCGTCGGAGAGGTCGCCGACCGTGTCGACGTACGCCTGGCGGTCGTCGACGCGCTCGGTCACCCAGGTGGCGCCGATCGCGAACGGCGCCAGCAGGGTGGCGAGCAGGACCGTGACGACTGCGGTGAAGGACCTCATCGTGACTCCCTAGTTGCCGCTGTACTCGGGCTCGGCGACCTTCCAGTCGCCGTCCTCCTCGACCAGGAGCATGTCGAACCTCCGGCTGTGGTGGCTCTCGCCCTCCAGGACCTCGTCGAGGAAGGCATCGTCCCCCTTGTAGTCCGTGGTCTGGCGTACCGACACGACCACCTCGTCGTCGCCGCGCTCGTCGACGTCGGTGATCTCGACCTCCTGGTCGAAGTTGCCGCGGATCTCGTCGAAGGACAGGTCGAGCTGGTCCTCGTAGTCCTCGGCCGCCTCCTCCTCGTCCTTCGCGGTGCTCTCGGCGAGCTCGCCGCAGTCGTCGGCGTCGCGGAGGTCGAGGAGGGCTTGCCGGGCGTCCTCGGCGGTCAGCTCGCAGACCTTGCCGTAGTCGCTCTCGAACTGCGCCTGCAGGTAGTCCTCGGCGACAGCCTCCGGTCCGCCACCGGTCAGGCCCCGGACCAGGACGACGGCCAGGACCAGCAGGACGAGCGCGCCGCCGCCGGCGCCGAGGAGCACGACGAGGGTCTTGTTGCTGCCGGAGGCGAGGGGCTGTGGTGCCGGGGGCAGCGGCGCCGGGGGCGCCGGAGGCTGCTGCGGCGGCGGGGGCTGGGTGTGCTCGGTCCACCCGGTGCCGTCCCACCAGCGCTGACCGCCCAGCCCGTCGGCGTACCACCCGGCGGGGACGGGGGGCTGGTTCGGGTCGGGCATGCGGATTCACTCCTCGAGACGGCGAGCAGCCTGCGGGCAGCGCGGACCGGGCCGCATCATGTCACGCGAGCGGAGGCCCGCCGCCGGCGCCGGAGCGCCGCGGGGCGCCGCGGAGCGGATCAGCCTCAGCCGGCGGTGATGATCGCCACGACCACCACGAACCCGATGAGCGCGATCGCCGTGAGCAGGCCCATGGTGAACCCGATCGTGCGCTTCGCGCTGGCCGGCGGGGGCGGCAGGCCCGGGCCGGTCGGGACGCCGTAGCCGGCCGGGGGGTAGCCCGGCTGTCCGGGATGACCCGGCTGACCGCCCCCCAGGTACGCCGGCGGCGGGGCCGGCTGCTGCGGGTAGCCCTGCGGGACGCCGGGCTGCGGCGGGACGCCGGGCTGCGGCGGGACACCGTACGGCGGGGGCTGCGTCATGGCCTCAGCCTAGGAGCGCGGCCCGGTCCGCTCCACCGGTTGCGCGAAATCCGTTCAGCCGGTCTGGTCGCCGGCCCGGTCGATCAGCCAGCGACCGTCCTCCTGGACGAGCTTGACGGCCGTCTCCTGGCTCTTGCCGTAGGCGGTGATCTCGACCGCGACGCTCGCCGTACCGCGGGCCTGGTCGACACTCGCCTTGCCGACGTCGTAGGTGACCTGGTTGCCGAGCTCGGTGGGGATCGCGTCGTTGGCGCAGCGGCCGTTGGCCTTGAGGTACGCCTTGGTCACCAGCTCCTCGGCGGTCGCGCAGTCGCCGGCGAACGCCGCATCGAGGAAGGCCTCGACCACGGCCGCCGGCTCGTTGGGCACGGCGGACGCGGTGCTGGTGCCGCTCGGCGTACCCGTGGCCGTGGCCGTCGCGCTCGGGCTGCTGGAGGCACTCGGGCTGCTGGGGGTGCTCGGGGCGCCGGTCGAGCGACCGGCCGCATAGGACGCGACCCGCCAGGCGCCGTCGACCTGCTCCAGGCTGAAGAGGTAGTCCGTCGAGCCCTCGGGGCTGGTGAACCGCACCGGTACGGTCGCCGTCGAGCCGTCGATGCTCCCCCGGCCGACCTCGGCGTCGACGTCCTCGGCCGAGAGCAGCTGGAACTCGTCGCTCTCGCACGGCCGGGCCGCCCGGGCGGTCTCGGTGAGGAGCTTCTCGGCCGCGGCGCAGTCGCCGTCCTCGGCGGCGTCGAGGACGTCGTCGACGACGTCCTCCGGGGATCGGGCGCTGCTGTTCCGGTCGTCCCGGTCACCGCCGTCGCCACGGT encodes the following:
- a CDS encoding alpha-ketoacid dehydrogenase subunit beta translates to MTTMTLAKALNAGLRRAMEDDDKVVVMGEDVGTLGGVFRITDGLQKDFGDDRVIDTPLAESGIVGTAVGLAMRGYRPVVEIQFDGFVYPAYDQIVCQVAKLHFRSQGRIRIPMVIRIPFGGGIGAVEHHSESPEAQFIHTPGLKVVACSNPADGYAMIQQAIHADDPVIFLEPKRLYHSAKADVDEAAPPAPLWQSRVVRPGADATLVAYGPTVSTCLDAATVAAEEGRSLEVIDLRTLSPLDLLPVHESVRRTGRLVVVHEAHQTLGLGAEIAARVTEECFHSLEAPVLRVTGYDTPYPPARIEEAFLPDLDRVLDAVDRTFGF
- a CDS encoding MerR family transcriptional regulator: MARTVGVHAGVKVKRRNRMLIGELARRTGTSTRALRHYEDTGLLVPDRTTGGYRTYAAADVARVAQIRTLLAAGIGTATIRRFLDCAREGRHGTYLELCPDLRAELDAIAARLDAEQAALAARRERLAGLVTASR
- a CDS encoding dihydrolipoamide acetyltransferase family protein yields the protein MSNEFKLPDVGEGLTEADIVAWRVKTGDVIAINDIVVEIETAKSIVELPSPYAGEVLALLVAEGDTVEVGTPIIRIGEPGSAPAPAATPAPAAPAAAPASAGPEVIDTNVPPEGNATLVGYGPKQRALKRRTRKGETVPEAEAEAEAAPAPVPEAAPAPARPIRALAKPLVRRLARDLGVDLTALVPTGPRGTVSKEDVLAVAAGGAPAPAAARVAPGPVVADPAGRETREPIKGVRKNMAAAMVSSAFTAPHVTEWVTIDATATVELVARLKERRELAGLKVSPLLVIARACLLALRRTPLLNSTWDEAAQEVVVKHYVNLGIAAATPRGLVVPNVKDAHALSLVELAQALEALTATAREGRTQPADLSGGSFTITNVGVFGVDGGTPIINPGESAILCLGAIKAQPWVVGDQVVPRQVMTLSLSFDHRHIDGATGSRFLADVADLVSDPATALLF
- a CDS encoding DUF2510 domain-containing protein, which gives rise to MPDPNQPPVPAGWYADGLGGQRWWDGTGWTEHTQPPPPQQPPAPPAPLPPAPQPLASGSNKTLVVLLGAGGGALVLLVLAVVLVRGLTGGGPEAVAEDYLQAQFESDYGKVCELTAEDARQALLDLRDADDCGELAESTAKDEEEAAEDYEDQLDLSFDEIRGNFDQEVEITDVDERGDDEVVVSVRQTTDYKGDDAFLDEVLEGESHHSRRFDMLLVEEDGDWKVAEPEYSGN
- a CDS encoding RBBP9/YdeN family alpha/beta hydrolase is translated as MTTSATPPRATIIHGYGATPADHWFGWLAARLAEAGWASVVPALPEPDSPDPDRWLAATAAAVGTPGAGDLVVGHSLGCLTVLRHLAALPGDWRLGRLVLVAGFVDPLPALPGLDPYVAGAVAGLDRIASRTGEVTVLRSDADAYVPAGHTDRLAHLLGVPVRVVPGAGHFLAEEGVTTLPAAL
- a CDS encoding DUF2071 domain-containing protein yields the protein MDDAQPGLAGFLGTDRPRVRWFHAASDLRDFMITTFRVSPERLARHLPAGYVPEVVELAGGPAALVSAVAFRDESFHFRGLPRVAITCGQVNYRAYVRRDGVRGAWFLGTAFDHPTVVLPRRLWGMPWRRERIDLTATWDDGRASWALRTDEATCRASEAAAVPAGLDGFATERDWQALLTHPTVGWYRRGRAGRVGTYSIWHPPMAARHFVAAEARFPFLERLGLVQPGQEPHSLLGQELLPFDIHTPPRRVRGPVIATP
- the pdhA gene encoding pyruvate dehydrogenase (acetyl-transferring) E1 component subunit alpha produces the protein MTDPVFGPPAPEPADPELVQLLTPEGERVHHPGFDLDFTPDELRGFYRDMTLVRRLDIEATALQRHGELGLWAQLLGQEAAQIGAGRALAPQDYVFPTYREHAVAWCRGVDPVKLLALFRGVDQGSWDPDEHNFGLYTIVIGAQTLHATGYAMGVQRDGLVGTGDPERDTAVVAHFGDGASSQGDVNEAFVFAASYNAPVVFFCQNNQWAISEPFERQSRIPLYRRSQGFGFPGIRVDGNDVLATYAVMRAALQRAREGQGPILIEAYTYRMGAHTTTDDPTRYRLSDDVEHWKLKDPIARLEAYLRRNGLADDEFMAAVAAEADALGERMRRECHALPDPDLRDMFALVHAEQTAELAAQQAAYDAHAASFEEVTA